Genomic window (Verrucomicrobiota bacterium JB022):
ATCGACTGCCACGAGCGCATCGGCTTCCCCTTCTTCGGCAAGCTCATCCTGGACGTCCTCAATCGAACTGAGAACGCCATGACGCAAGCCCACGCTTTCAAAGCGGCCGAGCTTTCGATGCAAGCTCAAGCGCTCGCCGACAACTCGCGCTCATTCAAACTTCGCCCCTGGGCAACCAAGACTTCCTGAAACCTATGCAAATCGACCAAATCGGCGTCCAGTTCTTCACGCTCCGGGATCACTGCAAAACCCGTGAGGCTTTTATTGAAACTTGCCTAAAGGTGGCCGAAATCGGCTATCGGGCAGTCCAGATCAGCGCGATCGACCGGAGCGTGATCTGCGAGCCCGACATCGCCGCCATCTGCGCCGACCACGGCCTCACGATCTGCGCTACGCATGAGGCAGGCGCCGACATTCTGGAACGGCCTGCCGAAGTCGTAAAGCGGCTGCAAGCGCTCGACTGCGCGATCACGGCCTACCCCTACCCTGCGGGGATCGATTTTGGCGATGAAGCCTCCGTCGCAGCGTTGATCCAGCGACTGGACGCCGCTGGTGAGGTGCTCGCCGAGGCAGGTCAGGTGCTGACGTATCACAATCACCAACACGAGTTTCGTCGCCTCCACGGGCGGCTGGTTCTCGAGCGCATCTATGCGGAAAGCGGAGCCCGGAATCTCCAGGGCGAGATCGATACCTATTGGGTGCAATATGGCGGGGGTGATCCGGTCGACTGGTGCCGCCGTCTTCGCGGACGCCTGCCGATTATTCACCTCAAGGACTTCCGCATCAATTCCGAGGCCCAGATCGAGTATGCTGAAGTCGGCGCTGGCAACCTGAACGTTCCCGCCATTATTGAAGCCGCCGAGGCCTCGGGCTGCCAGTGGTTCGTCGTCGAGCAGGACTCCTGCCCAGGCAATCCGTTCGATTCGATCGCCCAGAGCTTCGCCTATCTGAAGACCTTGGCGGCCCACGCTTGATCGAATTCCGTAGCAAAGGCCGCGGCCAAAGCCGGGCCTCCGGTCTCAGCACCTATTCCTTGGCCGATAAATGTTCTGCAA
Coding sequences:
- a CDS encoding sugar phosphate isomerase/epimerase produces the protein MQIDQIGVQFFTLRDHCKTREAFIETCLKVAEIGYRAVQISAIDRSVICEPDIAAICADHGLTICATHEAGADILERPAEVVKRLQALDCAITAYPYPAGIDFGDEASVAALIQRLDAAGEVLAEAGQVLTYHNHQHEFRRLHGRLVLERIYAESGARNLQGEIDTYWVQYGGGDPVDWCRRLRGRLPIIHLKDFRINSEAQIEYAEVGAGNLNVPAIIEAAEASGCQWFVVEQDSCPGNPFDSIAQSFAYLKTLAAHA